In one window of Mesoplodon densirostris isolate mMesDen1 chromosome 4, mMesDen1 primary haplotype, whole genome shotgun sequence DNA:
- the NUDT5 gene encoding ADP-sugar pyrophosphatase isoform X1, giving the protein MEQQEPADSQNTKQSVISEKLISEGDWVKLEKTTYRDPTGKTSVLGMGPSVLFPALSSSVFRTLTLGGSRENWARRTWETVKRTTRKGQSADGVAVIPVLQRTLHYECIILVKQFRPPMGGYCLEFPAGLIDDNESPEAAALRELEEETGYKGDVAECSPAVCMDPGLSNCTTHIVTVTINGDDAENVRPKPKPGDGGTCPARGLALSAVWCSGSGHGIVSCSGGLVWCPALFSLALCLFRICGSDFLTKE; this is encoded by the exons ATGGAGCAACAAGAACCAGCAGATTCTCAAAATACCAAGCAGTCTGTTATTTCAGAGAAG TTAATTTCAGAAGGAGACTGGGTCAAGCTTGAAAAAACAACTTACAGAGATCCTACTGGTAAAACAAg TGTGCTGGGGATGGGACCCTCAGTGCTTTTCCCAGCACTGTCTTCTTCAGTCTTTAGGACGCTAACCCTAGGAGGCAGCAGAGAGAACTGGGCCAGAAG AACTTGGGAAACTGTGAAGCGGACAACGAGGAAAGGCCAGTCGGCTGATG GTGTGGCGGTCATCCCGGTGCTGCAAAGAACCCTTCACTATGAATGCATCATTCTGGTGAAGCAGTTCCGACCCCCGATGGGGGGCTACTGCCTAGAATTCCCCGCCG GTCTCATCGATGACAACGAAAGCCCAGAAGCAGCTGCTCTTCGGGAGCTTGAGGAAGAAACTGGCTACAAGGGCGACGTTGCTGAATGTTCCCCAG CTGTCTGTATGGATCCAGGTTTGTCAAACTGTACCACACATATCGTAACCGTAACTATCAATGGAGATGATGCTGAAAACGTAAGGCCTAAGCCAAAGCCAG GAGATGGAGGTACGTGTCCCGCTCGGGGACTGGCCTTGAGTGCCGTGTGGTGCAGCGGGAGCGGCCATGGCATTGTGAGTTGCTCAGGTGGGCTCGTCTGGTGTCCGGCTTTATTTTCACTTGCACTTTGTTTGTTTAGAATTTGTGGAAGTGATTTCCTTACCAAAGAATGA
- the NUDT5 gene encoding ADP-sugar pyrophosphatase isoform X2 yields MEQQEPADSQNTKQSVISEKLISEGDWVKLEKTTYRDPTGKTRTWETVKRTTRKGQSADGVAVIPVLQRTLHYECIILVKQFRPPMGGYCLEFPAGLIDDNESPEAAALRELEEETGYKGDVAECSPAVCMDPGLSNCTTHIVTVTINGDDAENVRPKPKPGDGEFVEVISLPKNDLLKRLDALVADEHLTVDARVYSYALALKHANTKPYEVPFLKF; encoded by the exons ATGGAGCAACAAGAACCAGCAGATTCTCAAAATACCAAGCAGTCTGTTATTTCAGAGAAG TTAATTTCAGAAGGAGACTGGGTCAAGCTTGAAAAAACAACTTACAGAGATCCTACTGGTAAAACAAg AACTTGGGAAACTGTGAAGCGGACAACGAGGAAAGGCCAGTCGGCTGATG GTGTGGCGGTCATCCCGGTGCTGCAAAGAACCCTTCACTATGAATGCATCATTCTGGTGAAGCAGTTCCGACCCCCGATGGGGGGCTACTGCCTAGAATTCCCCGCCG GTCTCATCGATGACAACGAAAGCCCAGAAGCAGCTGCTCTTCGGGAGCTTGAGGAAGAAACTGGCTACAAGGGCGACGTTGCTGAATGTTCCCCAG CTGTCTGTATGGATCCAGGTTTGTCAAACTGTACCACACATATCGTAACCGTAACTATCAATGGAGATGATGCTGAAAACGTAAGGCCTAAGCCAAAGCCAG GAGATGGAG AATTTGTGGAAGTGATTTCCTTACCAAAGAATGACCTGCTGAAGAGACTTGATG CTCTGGTAGCTGATGAACATCTGACAGTGGATGCCAGAGTCTATTCCTACGCTCTGGCGCTGAAACATGCAAACACGAAGCCGTATGAAGTGCCCTTCCTGAAGTTTTAA